A single window of Dendropsophus ebraccatus isolate aDenEbr1 chromosome 5, aDenEbr1.pat, whole genome shotgun sequence DNA harbors:
- the YTHDF2 gene encoding YTH domain-containing family protein 2 — protein sequence MSASSLLEPRPKGQASKVQNGSVHQKDGVNDDEFEPYLHTQERQSNGYTALSDSYLPSYYGPSIGFSYSLSDAAWSTGGDPPQTMPFLASYGQLGSGEPHFLPDAMFGPLSSAPFLGQPGFNFFPSGMDFSAWGSGGSSPGASAPSSGYGGSYAYAPSSLGGAVLDGPANFGGGKAVGSLEQSMGALKLGEGNGIKTAVTNLPPATIAPPKQASWADIASKPAKPSTGKTLPPPVKQNMEIGTWENKVPTANICQLPSPPVLQQPTPIISSSHTTARWSAPRSRGSEQSHVSHTAMDPHPVLEKLRSLNNYNPKDFDCNPKFGRVFIVKSYSEDDIHRSIKYNIWCSTEHGNKRLDAAYRSLNGKGPVYLLFSVNGSGHFCGVAEMRSAVDYNTCAGVWSQDKWKGRFDVRWVFVKDVPNGQLRHIRLENNENKPVTNSRDTQEVPLEKARQVLRIIASYKHTTSIFDDFSHYEKRQEEEDSAKKVIKN from the exons ATGTCCGCCAGTAGTCTGCTGGAGCCG AGACCGAAAGGACAAGCAAGCAAAG TACAAAATGGGTCTGTTCATCAGAAAGATGGCGTGAATGACGACGAGTTTGAGCCCTATTTACACACACAAGAACGACAG AGTAATGGATACACGGCACTCTCAGATTCCTACCTTCCTAGTTACTACGGTCCATCCATTGGATTCTCCTACTCTTTGAGTGATGCCGCCTGGTCTACTGGAGGAGATCCACCACAGACTATGCCTTTTCTTGCTTCCTATGGCCAGTTAGGCAGCGGTGAGCCACACTTTTTGCCAGATGCAATGTTCGGACCTCTAAGTAGTGCTCCTTTCTTGGGACAACCTGGATTCAACTTTTTTCCGAGTGGCATGGATTTTTCAGCCTGGGGCAGTGGGGGGAGCTCTCCTGGTGCATCTGCCCCTAGCTCtggctatggtggtagttatgccTATGCCCCCAGCAGCTTGGGGGGAGCTGTTTTGGATGGGCCAGCAAATTTTGGTGGTGGCAAAGCAGTTGGCAGTCTAGAGCAAAGCATGGGGGCCTTAAAATTGGGAGAAGGAAATGGTATTAAAACTGCAGTGACCAATTTGCCCCCTGCAACTATTGCTCCACCAAAGCAAGCGTCCTGGGCAGACATTGCCAGCAAACCTGCGAAACCAAGCACTGGAAAGACCCTTCCTCCACCTGTCAAGCAAAACATGGAAATCGGAACTTGGGAAAACAAAGTACCCACCGCTAACATTTGCCAGCTACCGTCACCTCCAGTTCTTCAACAACCAACGCCTATTATATCCTCTTCTCATACTACAGCTCGTTGGTCAGCGCCTCGTAGCCGTGGGTCAGAGCAATCTCATGTATCACACACCGCCATGGACCCCCATCCTGTCCTAGAGAAACTGCGTTCCCTTAATAACTATAACCCAAAGGACTTTGACTGCAATCCAAAATTTGGCCGAGTGTTTATTGTGAAGAGTTACTCAGAAGATGACATACACCGTTCTATCAAGTACAACATATGGTGTTCTACAGAGCATGGAAACAAACGCCTGGACGCTGCTTATCGCTCCCTGAACGGTAAAGGGCCTGTGTATTTACTGTTCAGTGTTAACGGAAGCGGTCACTTTTGTGGGGTGGCAGAAATGCGCTCTGCGGTGGACTATAACACTTGTGCAGGCGTGTGGTCTCAGGACAAGTGGAAGGGCCGTTTCGATGTACGTTGGGTGTTTGTGAAGGACGTGCCCAATGGACAGTTACGACACATCCGTCTAGAGAACAATGAGAATAAGCCTGTTACCAACTCTCGAGATACACAGGAGGTCCCCCTAGAAAAGGCACGCCAAGTGCTACGGATCATAGCTAGCTACAAGCATACCACTTCAATATTTGATGACTTTTCCCATTATGAGAAGAGGCAAGAGGAGGAAGATAGTGCCAAGAag gtgaTTAAGAATTAA
- the LOC138793900 gene encoding peptide methionine sulfoxide reductase MsrA-like has product MPSKTVLPTAEEALPGRAEALKVADKHAVNGNSTMEPFPAGLELAMFGMGCFWGVERLFWKQKGVYSTQVGYAGGFTKNPTYEEVCTGLTAHIEVVRVVFDPKVISYKSLLKLFWENHNPTEGMKQGQDVGTQYRSVIFTYGDQQRAAAVQSKESYQKELKHKSLGAITTEIHPAPVFYYAEDYHQQYLHKNPDGYCGLKGTGVPCVQ; this is encoded by the exons ATGCCAAGCAAGACAGTTCTTCCCACTGCTGAAGAAGCCCTGCCAGGGCGGGCTGAGGCTCTCAAGGTGGCAG ACAAGCACGCTGTCAATGGAAACTCAACCATGGAGCCGTTCCCTGCTGGGCTTGAGCTGGCAATGTTTG GTATGGGATGTTTCTGGGGAGTAGAACGGCTGTTCTGGAAACAAAAAGGGGTCTATTCTACGCAGGTGGGGTATGCTGGAGGGTTCACGAAGAATCCCACGTATGAAGAAGTGTGCACTG gaCTCACTGCCCACATTGAAGTCGTCCGAGTAGTATTTGACCCTAAAGTGATCAGTTATAAGTCTTTGCTGAAATTGTTCTGGGAAAACCACAATCCAACAGAAG GAATGAAGCAGGGGCAGGATGTAGGTACTCAGTACCGCTCAGTGATATTCACTTATGGCGATCAACAGAGAGCAGCCGCTGTTCAGTCTAAAGAAAGCTACCAGAAG GAGCTTAAACATAAaagcctgggagccatcaccacTGAGATCCATCCTGCTCCCGTGTTTTACTACGCTGAGGATTACCACCAGCAATATCTTCACAAAAACCCAGATGGCTACTGTGGTCTGAAAGGAACTGGAGTGCCCTGTGTGCAGTAA